From one Pieris brassicae chromosome 5, ilPieBrab1.1, whole genome shotgun sequence genomic stretch:
- the LOC123710260 gene encoding UDP-xylose and UDP-N-acetylglucosamine transporter codes for MNLKAALAICMVFVGCCSNVVFLEFVVKEDSGAGNLATFLQFLFIACIGFCTVGKFGTAKRNIPFKQYLLLVGFFWTSSVANNYAFDFNISMPLHMIFRAGSLMANMAMGVWILKKRYPVLKYLAIFMISAGIAICTIQSSGDVKAPRETHEDAAEEEKLKFIDWLWWCLGIGILTFALFVSARMGIFQESLYSKFGKHPWEALYYTHLLPLVFWLPTATNLSNHVSIALDTPVVDFLGFTLPRQVLWLILYVLTQGLCISAVYVLTTECASLVVTLTVTLRKFVSLIFSILYFKNPFTLGHWTGTLLVFIGTMIFTELLQKSIALFIPKGKKKVQ; via the coding sequence ATGAACCTCAAAGCTGCATTAGCCATTTGTATGGTGTTTGTGGGATGTTGTTCCAATGTTGTGTTTTTGGAATTTGTCGTTAAGGAAGACTCAGGCGCGGGAAATCTGGCAACATTCCTGCAATTCTTATTTATAGCTTGTATAGGTTTCTGTACCGTTGGAAAATTTGGTACagctaaaagaaatataccaTTTAAACAATACTTGCTATTAGTAGGATTCTTCTGGACAAGCAGTGTTGCCAACAATTATGCGTTTGATTTTAACATATCTATGCCACTACATATGATATTCCGAGCCGGTTCCCTCATGGCAAATATGGCTATGGGCGTCTGGATCTTGAAGAAGCGCTACCcagtattaaaatacttagcTATTTTCATGATATCCGCTGGTATTGCCATATGCACAATACAATCGAGCGGGGATGTAAAAGCACCTAGAGAAACACATGAAGACGCTGCCGAAGAGGAGAAACTAAAATTCATAGATTGGCTCTGGTGGTGTTTGGGAATAGGAATTTTGACTTTCGCTCTATTCGTATCAGCGAGAATGGGTATCTTCCAAGAATCACTGTATTCTAAATTCGGCAAACATCCGTGGGAGGCGTTATACTACACGCATTTACTGCCTTTGGTATTTTGGCTACCGACAGCTACTAATTTGTCAAACCATGTAAGCATAGCATTAGATACACCAGTTGTGGATTTCCTTGGATTCACACTACCACGCCAAGTCCTGTGGctaattttgtatgtgttaACACAAGGTCTGTGTATCAGCGCCGTGTATGTATTGACAACAGAATGTGCATCGCTAGTTGTGACTTTGACAGTTACACTACGAAAGTTCGTATcacttatattttctattctatatttcaaaaatcCCTTCACATTGGGTCATTGGACAGGTACTTTACTAGTCTTTATTGGGACTATGATATTCACAGagttattacaaaaatcaaTCGCTTTGTTTATACCTAAGGGGAAAAAGAAAGtgcagtaa
- the LOC123710261 gene encoding carboxylesterase 4A-like, producing MLEYEFDFNNEKGKEAVSSVRHFYIGDKEVNEDLKWKIVNFTSDITFNYPAYRDMDKFIQNGAEKVYYYIFAYTSSSNLYKKLLNISVGRSIHGDELAYLFETNSIPPLSAPDRIIMERMTTMWTNFAKYGNPTPDKSEMLPVLWLPISKDSRNYLLIDLDEEMGKDLYKDRIDFWDTFYETYKPFMRPNKSFVNLLL from the exons atgctGGAATACGAGTTTGATTTCAATAACGAGAAAGGAAAAGAGGCAGTCTCATCAGTacgtcatttttatattggtGATAAAGAAGTTAACGAAGATCTGAAATGGAAAATAGTTAACTTTACTTCGGACATCACATTCAATTATCCTGCATATAGAGATATggataaatttatacaaaatggcGCCGAAAAG GtctattactatatatttgcgTACACGAGCTCGTCAAACTTATATAAGAAACTATTGAATATATCTGTTGGAAGATCTATTCATGGGGATGAATTGGCGTACCTTTTTGAAACCAACTCAATACCTCCTCTATCTGCTCCAGATAGAATTATAATGGAAAGGATGACGACTATGTGGACGAATTTTGCTAAATACgg GAATCCAACACCCGACAAAAGTGAAATGTTACCAGTACTATGGCTTCCAATAAGCAAAGATAGTAGAAATTACCTCCTCATTGATCTAGACGAAGAAATGGGTAAAGATCTGTACAAAGATCGCATCGATTTCTGGGATACATTTTATGAAACCTACAAACCATTTATGAGACCGAATAAGAgctttgttaatttattattataa